The Gottschalkia purinilytica genome segment TAATATAGCAATTGTATCATATCTCCAATCTATAGAGCGCGCTAAAATATCATTAACTATGTCTCTATTCAGAGGATGTATATTTATGATAATAGGATTGTTAATACTTCCGAGAGTACTTGGACTAAGTGGAGTATGGGCTACATTACCTTTTGCAGAAGTTATAACCTTAGTGTTATCTATAGTATTATTTAAAGATTGTAGGGAGATAGTTAAGTATAGCTTTAAAAAAGTACCTAGTAGAGCCTAGTTGATGAAGTCATGGAATTCCATGACTTCATTTTTCCATTATAGAAAATAGTTTAAAGGTTAGTACAAAGGGTAAAATGACACTATGATTATTAAAATAATGAGGTGATAAGATTGAGTCAAAATAATAAAGTAAAAATAGGAGAAAAAGCTCCAGATTTTAAATTAATATCTACTAATGGAGAAGAGTTGTCACTAAGTGACTTTAAAGATAAGAAAAATATTGTGTTATATTTTTATCCTAAAAATAATACTCCAGGGTGTAATAACGAGGCTTGTGAGTTTAGAGATATTAACGAAGAATTTGAAAAATTAGATACAGTAGTAATAGGGATAAGTAAAGATAAGATTGGTAGTCACAAAAAGTTTAAAGAAAAGTTTAATCTTCCATTTGACTTAGTAAGTGACGAAGCTAGAGATGTACATGCAACATATGATGTACTAAAGCCTAAAAAGATGTTCGGAAAAGATGTTATAGGAACCATAAGATCTACGTTTGTTATAGATAAACAAGGTAATATAGTGAAAGAATTTAGAAATGTTAAAGCTACAGGGCATGCAAATGATGTATTAGAATATGTGAAACAAAATATGAAATAAACATAAATAATTTTAGTTATGTTTATTTATTATGATAAAAAACTTATTATTTTAGCTATATTGCTTAATGCTACTTAACTATTATATAAAATTAACTTATTTTGAACAAAGATAATTAGTATATAAGTGAATACATATTATTGGTATTTATGTTGTAATAAGTATACAAATAAACTATAATTCAATACATATATAATATGACAGAAAAATTATATTTGAAGTAGTTGATGGAGATGAAGAAATTATCAAATCTAAAAATATAATACAAAATATAATAGAAAGTAGTTATATATAAACAAAATATGCTTTTATGTTAATAAATAGTTATAACATATTACGTTTTAATTATTAACTAGAATAAACTTTGAAAGTAAATAATAATGTATTAAAAATATTAATTTTCACTATAATTACGATGAAAATAATAATCTATTAAGAAAAAATAAAGTTTATTTATATTTCTCAAATAGGGGTGAAGGATGAAAGAATCTAGTATTAAGCAAAAGTTAAATACTACATTAGATAAAATAATTGATAATAAAAAAATATTTGGAGCAATTGCTAACATTCAATCTAGTAATAATTCTTTTTCATGGTCTAAATCAGCAGGTAACTTAAATAAGAATAGCCAATATGCTATTGCAAGTATAACTAAATTATATACTTTAGCAGCTATACTAAAATTAAGAGCAACTGGACATTTACAATTGGAAGATACTCTTTCTAAATATTTTTCAAAAGATTTTCTTTGTGGTTTGCATACATATAAAGGAATAGATTATTCTGAGAACATTACTATAAAACAACTTTTATCTCATACAACAGGGTTACCAGACTACTATACACAAAAAGGAGAAAATGGGAAAAGTATTTTTGATGAAGTAATTCTAAAAGATAAATCATTGTCTTTTGATGAACTTATATTAATGACTAAGAAAATGAAACCAAAATTCAAACCCGACGAAAAAAGAAAAGCCTTTTATTCAGATATAAACTTCGATATACTAGGTAAAATTATTGAAATTATAACTTGCAAGAAATTGAATGAATTTTTTTCAGAAGCTATATATGAACCATTAAATCTGAAAGATACTTATTTATATGATGTTGATAGTAAAGATAGTTTTGCTCCAATCTATTTTAAAAAACAAATTTTACATAGGCCACTTTTTATAGCATCAGCATTTTCATCAGGGGGTATTGTGTCAAACGCACAAGAAAATATGATTTTTTTGAGGGCATTTTTTGAGGGAAAACTTTTCCCAAAAGAATATTTAGAAGAACTATATATTTGGAATAGGATACAGTGGTTTCCCTTAAAGTACGGTATTGGCATGATGCAATGCAAGATGTCAAGATTAATGTCACCTCTATTTCCTGCTCCTGAAATAATAGGACATAGTGGATCAACAGGAACATTTGCTTTTTATTGTCCTAAAAAAGATTTATTCATAACAGGTACAATTAATCAAACAACTAAAAATCCATTTCAACTTGTGTATAGACTATTAAATTGTTTTGATTAATTATATAACATGCATATAATGAGCATAACTTATTTATTTAAGTTATGTTTATTTTTTATACAAAAAAATTATTATTTTTAGCTATATTGCTTAATATCTCTTGACTATTATGTAAAATTAATTGATTTTGAACAGAGATAATTAGTATATAAGTTAGTACACGCTGTTGAAATTTATATTATAATAAGTATACAAATAAACTATAGCTTAATACATAACAGTTATTAATTTATTAA includes the following:
- a CDS encoding serine hydrolase domain-containing protein; translated protein: MKESSIKQKLNTTLDKIIDNKKIFGAIANIQSSNNSFSWSKSAGNLNKNSQYAIASITKLYTLAAILKLRATGHLQLEDTLSKYFSKDFLCGLHTYKGIDYSENITIKQLLSHTTGLPDYYTQKGENGKSIFDEVILKDKSLSFDELILMTKKMKPKFKPDEKRKAFYSDINFDILGKIIEIITCKKLNEFFSEAIYEPLNLKDTYLYDVDSKDSFAPIYFKKQILHRPLFIASAFSSGGIVSNAQENMIFLRAFFEGKLFPKEYLEELYIWNRIQWFPLKYGIGMMQCKMSRLMSPLFPAPEIIGHSGSTGTFAFYCPKKDLFITGTINQTTKNPFQLVYRLLNCFD
- a CDS encoding peroxiredoxin; the encoded protein is MSQNNKVKIGEKAPDFKLISTNGEELSLSDFKDKKNIVLYFYPKNNTPGCNNEACEFRDINEEFEKLDTVVIGISKDKIGSHKKFKEKFNLPFDLVSDEARDVHATYDVLKPKKMFGKDVIGTIRSTFVIDKQGNIVKEFRNVKATGHANDVLEYVKQNMK